From a single Drosophila sulfurigaster albostrigata strain 15112-1811.04 chromosome 3, ASM2355843v2, whole genome shotgun sequence genomic region:
- the LOC133844190 gene encoding transmembrane protein 245-like, translating to MIVFFTALFYLLSSSQEKYAPLQITKYMGYSTSGIKVADALENSITVVLISMFKCATFTGLFTWLVYTVFGARIVFLPSALAAMLAAAPFLGSYWCAVPAFLELWLAQDRFYAGVLLFLLQFFVPSSFETAIYADLKGGGHPYLNGLAIAGGMYWIGWQGAIFGPLMLCFFIGLFEVATLAMRNNQEPRRSSDEETRTT from the coding sequence ATGATCGTTTTCTTTACTGCACTGTTCTATCTGCTGTCCAGCAGCCAGGAGAAATATGCTCCACTGCAGATCACCAAATATATGGGCTACTCTACCTCGGGCATTAAGGTCGCCGATGCGCTGGAAAACTCCATTACCGTCGTGCTCATCTCCATGTTCAAATGCGCCACTTTTACGGGTCTCTTTACTTGGCTGGTGTACACGGTCTTTGGAGCACGCATTGTCTTTCTACCCTCCGCTTTGGCTGCGATGCTGGCAGCTGCTCCTTTCTTGGGTAGCTACTGGTGTGCGGTGCCAGCGTTTCTGGAACTGTGGCTGGCCCAGGATCGCTTTTATGCGGGCGTGCTGCTCTTTTTACTGCAATTCTTTGTGCCATCCTCTTTTGAGACAGCCATCTATGCGGATCTGAAAGGTGGCGGACATCCATATCTTAATGGTCTGGCCATTGCTGGCGGCATGTATTGGATTGGCTGGCAAGGTGCCATCTTTGGGCCACTCATGCTGTGCTTCTTCATTGGCCTCTTCGAGGTAGCCACTTTGGCGATGCGCAACAATCAGGAGCCCAGGCGCAGTTCGGATGAGGAGACGCGCACTACGTGA